The Solea senegalensis isolate Sse05_10M linkage group LG9, IFAPA_SoseM_1, whole genome shotgun sequence genome has a segment encoding these proteins:
- the zgc:91890 gene encoding solute carrier family 52, riboflavin transporter, member 3-B, whose translation MSLLTHVLACLFGMGSWVAINGMWVELPLIVPGIPEGWYLPSYLTVIIQMANIGPLFITLMHRFRPGALDERPVIYCIVVLGIIATFLLAFFWRDTVTIAGSLHSVPLLVLSFLVSVVDCTSSVTFLPFMMRLGPQYLTTYFAGEGLSGLVPAIVALIQGVGVVQCQNANNTSDNVTAVEGAELEAIYLPAKFSAQVFFIFLSAMMAVSLVAFILLNHHPAVARERKNDLYFSGDLSTGKREQGLSLHAQTPEQKPMISPLDAVRREPRSSFGSGTYSKLEVIFIFVVLAWVNALTNAVLPSVQSYSCLPYGNKAYHLAATMAAVANPVACFIAMFIPIRSLIFMGFMTMFGTGFGAYNMAMAALSPCPLLVHSVSGTVVIVLTWILFVLSLSYVKVIIGVILRDEGHSALVWCGSVVQLGSMVGAISMFPLVSVYGLFKSGDPCNTTCSM comes from the exons ATGTCGCTGCTCACGCACGTGCTGGCCTGTCTGTTTGGTATGGGCTCCTGGGTGGCCATCAATGGGATGTGGGTGGAGCTCCCTCTGATTGTTCCAGGGATCCCAGAGGGCTGGTACCTGCCGTCATACCTCACGGTCATCATCCAGATGGCCAACATCGGTCCTCTTTTTATCACCCTGATGCACCGCTTCCGTCCAGGGGCACTGGATGAGCGGCCGGTCATCTACTGCATTGTGGTGTTGGGGATCATTGCTACATTCCTGCTGGCTTTCTTCTGGAGGGACACAGTGACAATAGCGGGCTCTTTGCACAGTGTTCCCCTGCTGGTCTTAAGCTTCCTGGTCTCTGTCGTAGACTGCACCTCCTCCGTTACCTTTCTGCCTTTCATGATGCGGTTGGGTCCACAGTACCTCACAACATACTTTGCAGGCGAGGGCCTCAGCGGTCTGGTGCCTGCTATTGTGGCTTTGATTCAAGGTGTTGGTGTTGTCCAATGTCAAAATGCTAACAACACATCTGATAATGTCACTGCGGTTGAAGGTGCTGAGCTAGAGGCCATCTACCTGCCCGCTAAATTCTCTGCTCAGGTCTTCTTCATATTCCTCAGCGCTATGATGGCTGTGTCGCTGGTAGCCTTCATCCTACTCAACCATCACCCAGCTGTGGCTCGGGAGAGGAAGAATGACCTCTACTTCAGTGGGGATCTGAGTACGGGGAAAAGAGAACAAGGTCTGTCTCTGCATGCTCAGACCCCAGAACAGAAGCCAATGATCAGTCCCCTGGACGCAGTCAGGAGGGAACCCAGGAGCTCTTTTGGAAGTGGTACATACAGCAAGCTTGAGGTGATCTTCATCTTTGTTGTGTTGGCCTGGGTCAACGCTCTGACCAACGCAGTGCTGCCCTCAGTGCAGTCCTACTCCTGTCTGCCTTATGGGAACAAGGCCTACCACCTGGCAGCCACCATGGCAGCTGTTGCTAACCCAGTCGCCTGCTTCATAGCCATGTTTATACCAATTAG GTCTCTCATCTTCATGGGTTTCATGACCATGTTTGGGACTGGATTTGGAGCCTACAACATGGCCATGGCTGCTCTTAGTCCCTGTCCACTGCTGGTGCACAGTGTCTCTGGAACTGTAGTCATA gtgctgaCCTGGATCCTGTTTGTCCTGTCCCTATCCTACGTGAAGGTCATCATTGGAGTGATTCTGCGGGATGAGGGCCACAGTGCCCTGGTGTGGTGTGGGTCAGTAGTGCAGTTGGGCTCCATGGTTGGGGCCATATCCATGTTTCCGTTGGTCAGTGTCTATGGACTTTTTAAGTCAGGTGATCCTTGCAACACCACATGCTCAATGTAG